The following are encoded in a window of Streptococcus pasteurianus genomic DNA:
- a CDS encoding DeoR/GlpR family DNA-binding transcription regulator: protein MNILKSKRKQLIMEKLSHDKFVNLEDLVSMLDTSESTVRRDLDELESERKLHRVHGGAELPPSLQEEFTNQQKSIKNIQEKMLVAQKAADLIADNEVIFIDAGTTNELLLNYLSQDNLTVVTNSIHHAAKLVDKNIQTIIIGGHVKKATDASIGTVAYEQIKQLNFDKAFLGINGVDEQFLTTPDVEEAVIKKTVIENARKTFIVTDSSKIGHISFAKVGKVENVIIITNQSSGALMKKIKEKTRVIEV, encoded by the coding sequence ATGAACATTCTTAAGTCTAAACGAAAACAATTAATTATGGAAAAATTGTCTCATGATAAATTTGTTAATCTTGAGGACTTAGTTAGCATGCTAGATACCTCGGAGTCCACTGTTCGTCGCGATTTGGATGAATTGGAGAGTGAGCGTAAGCTCCACCGAGTCCATGGTGGCGCAGAACTCCCTCCCTCACTTCAAGAAGAATTTACCAATCAACAAAAATCTATCAAAAACATTCAAGAAAAAATGTTAGTCGCTCAGAAAGCCGCTGATTTGATTGCTGATAATGAAGTTATTTTCATTGATGCAGGGACGACAAATGAGTTGCTACTCAACTATCTCTCCCAAGATAATTTAACGGTAGTTACCAATTCCATTCACCATGCTGCCAAATTGGTTGATAAAAACATTCAAACGATTATTATTGGCGGCCATGTCAAAAAAGCAACGGATGCTAGTATTGGAACGGTTGCGTATGAGCAAATCAAACAATTAAATTTTGATAAGGCTTTTTTAGGAATAAATGGTGTCGATGAGCAATTCTTAACAACACCTGATGTTGAAGAAGCGGTCATCAAGAAAACGGTTATTGAAAATGCCAGAAAAACATTTATTGTTACAGATTCATCAAAGATTGGTCACATTTCTTTTGCTAAGGTTGGTAAGGTTGAAAATGTCATTATCATTACCAATCAATCTAGTGGAGCACTGATGAAAAAAATAAAAGAAAAAACGAGGGTAATTGAAGTATGA
- a CDS encoding NAD(P)/FAD-dependent oxidoreductase: MSENREIYDITVIGGGPAGLFAAFYAGMRGVSVKIIESLSELGGQPAILYPEKAIYDVAGFPEITAAELTENLIKQLERFEDQTTICLKEEVKTFEKEGDVFTIETNKGQHFSRAIVIACGNGAFAPRTLGLEGEEEYADNNLFYNVHKLDQFAGKDVVICGGGDSAVDWANHLDGLVKSVTIVHRRDAFRAHEHSVEVLKQSNVKIMAPYVPVALDGDVQFANSLTIQKVKSDETVELPLDALIVSFGFSTSNKNLKNWNVDYKRSSITVSPLFETSQEGVYAIGDAADYEGKVALIASGFGEAPTAINQAIKYIYPDRDNRVVHSTSLIKDKEK, translated from the coding sequence ATGTCAGAAAATCGTGAAATATATGATATTACCGTTATTGGTGGTGGTCCTGCAGGGCTTTTTGCTGCTTTTTATGCAGGTATGCGTGGTGTTTCAGTGAAAATTATTGAAAGTTTGTCAGAACTTGGTGGGCAACCAGCTATCCTTTATCCTGAAAAAGCCATTTATGATGTGGCTGGTTTCCCTGAAATCACAGCAGCAGAGTTAACTGAAAATCTTATCAAACAATTAGAACGCTTTGAAGACCAAACAACGATTTGTCTTAAAGAAGAAGTTAAAACTTTTGAGAAAGAGGGCGATGTTTTCACTATTGAGACCAATAAAGGTCAACATTTTTCACGTGCGATTGTTATTGCTTGTGGTAATGGTGCATTTGCTCCCCGTACGCTTGGTTTAGAAGGGGAAGAAGAATACGCTGACAACAACCTTTTCTACAATGTTCATAAATTAGACCAATTTGCTGGCAAAGACGTTGTTATCTGTGGTGGTGGTGATTCTGCCGTTGACTGGGCAAATCATTTGGATGGCTTGGTTAAAAGCGTGACAATCGTTCACCGTCGTGATGCTTTCCGTGCTCACGAACATAGCGTTGAAGTGCTTAAACAATCAAATGTGAAAATCATGGCACCGTACGTACCAGTTGCTTTGGACGGTGATGTTCAATTTGCTAACAGTTTAACGATTCAAAAGGTTAAATCAGATGAAACTGTTGAATTGCCATTAGATGCTTTGATTGTTAGCTTTGGTTTTTCAACATCAAATAAAAACCTTAAAAATTGGAACGTTGATTATAAACGTTCAAGCATTACGGTTTCGCCATTGTTTGAGACAAGTCAAGAAGGTGTTTATGCGATTGGTGATGCCGCTGACTATGAAGGTAAAGTTGCTTTGATCGCCTCTGGTTTTGGTGAAGCTCCAACTGCGATTAATCAAGCGATTAAATACATTTACCCTGACCGTGATAACCGTGTGGTGCACTCAACATCATTGATTAAAGACAAGGAAAAATAA